A region of Chloracidobacterium sp. DNA encodes the following proteins:
- a CDS encoding sulfotransferase domain-containing protein → MTTERKINVKVPPDEQSTLEHIKTEIDRGIEFMNSGQFDRSILIFKQLVPKANVNPATFDILQHNLLTAYKRRVEQLLAIEDVTPVNRYLPEIFELTLKGDLSRDPEFRGGFADVFRQLGVVFYEKRQHIAALACFRKAIAIQPCPSYYVDVTNALAFTKERAQLKDYTQNYSQSDLGRHIFITCAPKSGSTFLKNVLIGITGFRDLFTVYAALQNEHEIDMPQLAKFGNINTVTQQHARASEANIQLMQAFRITPVVLVRNIFDTVVSLLDFYRRGFTFSTFFDRDEFLAFGEEQQIDLLIEYVIPWYFQFVASWLRAERDNRLEVHWLTYEGMIMDKIGTVANILTNHGISAPKSEIEKQIAVVEGNRDRNRINKGVSGRGDSVLSLSQKKRIVRLGRHFPKADFGCLGL, encoded by the coding sequence ATGACCACGGAGCGAAAGATCAATGTAAAGGTGCCTCCAGACGAGCAATCAACTCTTGAGCATATAAAGACAGAGATAGATCGCGGCATCGAGTTTATGAATAGCGGGCAGTTTGACCGCTCGATCCTTATTTTTAAGCAGCTTGTGCCAAAAGCAAACGTCAATCCCGCAACTTTTGACATTCTCCAGCACAACTTATTGACAGCCTATAAAAGACGAGTCGAACAATTGTTGGCGATCGAGGACGTGACCCCGGTCAACCGCTATTTGCCCGAGATCTTTGAATTGACACTCAAAGGAGATCTTTCCCGGGATCCTGAGTTCAGAGGAGGGTTTGCAGATGTCTTCAGGCAGCTAGGAGTGGTTTTCTATGAGAAGCGACAACATATTGCGGCATTGGCGTGTTTTCGAAAGGCAATTGCCATCCAACCTTGCCCTTCATATTATGTTGACGTTACTAACGCCCTTGCTTTCACCAAAGAACGGGCGCAGCTAAAAGATTACACACAAAATTATTCACAATCCGATCTCGGCCGGCATATTTTCATTACATGTGCTCCCAAAAGCGGCTCGACATTTTTGAAGAATGTGTTGATCGGTATTACAGGCTTTCGCGATCTTTTTACGGTTTATGCTGCGCTTCAAAACGAACACGAAATAGATATGCCGCAATTGGCGAAATTTGGCAATATTAACACCGTTACCCAGCAGCACGCGCGAGCTTCGGAAGCAAATATTCAACTCATGCAGGCCTTTCGGATAACGCCTGTGGTGCTCGTTAGGAACATCTTTGATACGGTAGTAAGTCTTTTGGATTTTTATCGCAGAGGTTTTACATTCAGCACTTTTTTCGACCGTGACGAATTTTTAGCGTTTGGAGAGGAGCAGCAGATAGACCTTCTTATTGAATACGTGATCCCTTGGTATTTTCAGTTTGTAGCGTCATGGCTACGCGCCGAACGAGACAACCGCCTTGAGGTTCATTGGTTAACCTACGAAGGTATGATCATGGACAAGATTGGCACAGTTGCTAATATTCTAACGAATCACGGTATTTCTGCACCGAAAAGTGAGATCGAAAAACAAATTGCTGTTGTAGAGGGAAATAGAGACAGAAATCGAATTAACAAGGGTGTTTCGGGGCGAGGCGACTCGGTCTTATCACTATCTCAGAAAAAAAGGATAGTGCGGCTGGGCAGACATTTTCCGAAGGCGGATTTTGGTTGTTTAGGATTATGA
- a CDS encoding proprotein convertase P-domain-containing protein, which translates to MNISAFGAAGSRLDFLHSTTVFLGLDSGITPVFSNSQETVNEKRVLGTSLSSSAVAVTVTLPVVNATPGVVVIPITVGDVTGLGVISFDFQIDFNSAIIQPASPPTDGVGTLSSSMSITPNSNNPGHLIISAFQGASLIGSGTLINLRFNVVGTAGQSTGLAFADYTNPQGGFHPAFMFNEGDPKATITNGSVTIPGGSTPTNTATNTPTAAATSTFTSTPTNTATNTPSNTATNTPTRTSTNTPTSTATNTATPTNTSTAGATATNTSTNTPTAAATATSTGTPSCGTTASYTGPAVAITDNVPAGINFTIPVSGVGTVSDLNFRFDGTQSADPASTTPGLNHSWVGDIVVRITSPGGTTVAAYDRPGVPATTFGCASNNLAQLTLDDDGGFPSIETQCGADTNAAFPTGTFAPDNPLSAFDGQNADGNWVINISDNAGGDTGSARAFSLVFGGACGTPTATSTGTPAATATSTSTVAATATATATATPTGSPSGELLVIDATTTNRITITATSGVSAATISGSTTTGFYFQNMFANAGTFVFGTTTLVSGNLTAASVPTDNTPALFRLNNTDPGLNVFSYSATATTTFTAGQLAFTGAGTWTITPAAYAALLTAPASGNIYFPADDAADLPTAVVLGTYRVILPGGATPTATSTGTPAATATSTVAATATSTSTAGATATSTATCVPAGTPVVLYDQSGNATTQGTGSQDFETASDSFDNRTADDFVVPVGQTWTVQRVVATGIYFNGFGPVDSFNVTFYNDAATFPGSAVAGGTFTGATYTNAADVFTITLPSNVVLTPGTYWVSVQARMDFTPGGQWGWIDRATTTNAAAVWQNPGGGFNIPACTSYARRGATCGIDAAAPDQVFQIVGTTGGGGGCATPTATSTGTPAATATATSTSTVAATATATGTGTPSCGTTASYTGPAVAITDNVPAGTNFTIPVSGVGTVSDLNFRFDGTQSADPASTTPGLNHSWVGDIVVRITSPGGTTVAAYDRPGVPATTFGCASNNLAQLSLDDDGGLPSIETQCGTDTNAAFPTGTFAPNNPLSAFDGQNANGNWVINISDNAGGDTGSARAFSLVFGGACGTPTATSTGTPPPTSTNTATATNTATPTASPSCTPSERVADGTFEAGTPWPLWTVQTSTNFDTPMCNTALCGTGGGAAPPFAGDNWAWFGGVPAAETATMGQTVTIPAGTATLSFQMRIGTVVAPFTDTLVVTIDGTQIASFTEPATAEAAYTLRTFDVSAFANGGSHALLFTYTGPTTGTASFTVDNVSITSGCGPVGTPTATATGSPQATATATATATSTGTPSCGTTASYTGPAVAITDNVPAGTNFTIPVSGVGTVSDLNFRFDGTQSADPASTTPGLNHSWVGDIVVRITSPGGTTVAAYDRPGVPATTFGCASNNLAQLTLDDDGGFPSIETQCGTDTNAAFPTGTFAPNNPLSAFDGQNANGNWVINISDNAGGDTGSARAFSLVFGGACGSPTATSTSTSTPASTATATATGTPSGGVIQFSSATYTEDESQTATITITRSGSTTGTDSTSFSTSNGTATGGAACVANSGVDYVSVTNQTVTFNPGETSKTVNVTICPDGITEPNQTANLSLTGGNLGSPSAAVLTINDTATTYRNSQSIAINTGGAGAPYPSSITVAGGPPLVGSMRVTIYDYSNSIPDNTDVLLVSPNGTKFILMANAGGLTPQGPVTINFTDTAGQVLADNGPLNTGTFEPTTYGGALANFPAPAPANPYNLPGGSISGTGTQTLFGNFGGTDSNGTWSLYLRDRSVAGGGGAIAGGWGLEFLASTAANASISGRVMTADGAGIRNAKVVVTGNSLAEPLITSTGSFGWFNFDGLRTGETYVVTINSTRYTFSTPSQVVTLADNVNNADFIADPQE; encoded by the coding sequence ATGAACATTTCAGCATTTGGAGCAGCCGGCTCGCGGCTTGATTTCCTTCACTCGACAACAGTGTTTCTTGGCTTAGATAGCGGTATTACCCCTGTTTTTTCGAATTCGCAGGAGACAGTGAATGAAAAGCGTGTTCTTGGAACTTCACTGTCCTCGTCGGCCGTAGCTGTAACGGTAACGTTGCCGGTCGTGAATGCGACGCCGGGAGTTGTAGTGATTCCGATAACAGTAGGAGATGTTACAGGTTTGGGAGTAATTTCTTTTGATTTCCAAATCGATTTCAATTCGGCCATCATTCAGCCAGCGTCACCCCCGACCGATGGCGTTGGTACGTTGAGCAGTTCGATGTCGATTACACCGAACTCTAATAATCCCGGCCATCTGATAATCTCAGCATTTCAGGGGGCATCACTAATTGGTTCCGGGACGTTGATTAATTTGAGATTCAATGTTGTAGGTACTGCAGGGCAGTCGACGGGTTTGGCGTTTGCAGATTATACGAATCCGCAGGGTGGCTTCCACCCGGCGTTTATGTTTAATGAGGGTGATCCGAAAGCGACGATAACCAACGGAAGCGTAACCATACCGGGCGGCTCAACACCTACAAATACTGCAACCAATACGCCGACAGCTGCCGCTACCTCGACATTTACGTCTACTCCTACGAATACTGCGACAAATACGCCGTCCAACACGGCCACTAATACGCCTACGAGAACGTCGACGAACACGCCGACAAGTACCGCAACAAACACGGCGACCCCAACAAATACGTCGACTGCGGGGGCAACTGCGACAAATACATCGACGAATACACCAACTGCAGCTGCGACAGCGACCTCGACGGGAACACCGAGTTGCGGAACGACGGCGAGCTACACGGGGCCTGCGGTTGCGATAACGGATAACGTACCTGCCGGAATAAACTTCACAATACCAGTGAGCGGAGTAGGAACGGTGTCAGACCTGAACTTCCGGTTTGATGGAACACAGAGTGCAGACCCTGCATCGACGACACCGGGACTGAACCATTCATGGGTTGGAGACATCGTGGTGAGGATAACTTCACCCGGCGGAACGACAGTAGCGGCGTATGACCGGCCTGGAGTACCAGCAACGACATTCGGATGTGCGAGCAACAACCTTGCACAGCTGACGCTGGATGACGATGGAGGCTTCCCATCGATCGAGACACAGTGCGGAGCGGACACGAATGCAGCATTCCCGACGGGAACGTTTGCACCGGACAATCCGCTGAGTGCGTTTGACGGCCAGAATGCTGACGGCAACTGGGTGATCAACATCAGCGACAACGCAGGCGGCGACACAGGTTCGGCGAGAGCATTCTCACTGGTCTTCGGCGGAGCATGCGGAACACCGACGGCAACGTCAACGGGAACGCCTGCGGCGACGGCAACATCAACATCGACAGTAGCTGCGACAGCAACAGCGACAGCAACGGCAACGCCGACGGGATCACCTAGCGGTGAGTTGTTGGTGATCGATGCGACGACAACTAATCGGATCACGATCACAGCGACGAGCGGCGTGTCTGCGGCGACGATCAGCGGCAGCACAACGACGGGCTTCTACTTCCAGAATATGTTCGCTAACGCAGGCACCTTCGTGTTCGGCACTACGACCCTGGTGAGCGGCAATCTGACGGCAGCCTCGGTGCCGACGGACAACACGCCGGCGCTGTTCCGTCTCAACAATACAGACCCGGGACTAAACGTATTTAGCTACTCGGCAACAGCAACAACAACCTTCACTGCCGGCCAGTTGGCATTCACGGGTGCGGGGACCTGGACGATCACCCCGGCAGCGTATGCGGCCCTGTTGACCGCCCCGGCTAGTGGCAACATATACTTCCCGGCGGATGATGCGGCTGACTTGCCCACCGCGGTGGTGCTCGGAACTTATCGAGTGATCCTACCCGGCGGAGCGACACCGACGGCAACGTCGACGGGAACGCCTGCAGCGACGGCAACTTCAACTGTTGCAGCAACAGCAACTTCTACATCAACGGCAGGGGCAACAGCGACGTCAACGGCAACGTGCGTACCAGCTGGAACGCCAGTGGTGCTTTACGACCAAAGCGGCAATGCGACAACACAGGGAACAGGTTCGCAGGACTTCGAGACAGCAAGTGACAGCTTCGATAACCGTACAGCGGATGACTTTGTTGTGCCTGTCGGACAGACATGGACGGTGCAGCGAGTGGTGGCTACTGGAATTTACTTCAATGGATTCGGTCCTGTGGACTCATTCAACGTAACATTCTACAACGATGCTGCAACGTTTCCAGGATCAGCAGTGGCAGGAGGAACCTTTACCGGGGCAACATATACAAACGCAGCAGACGTCTTTACTATCACACTGCCGTCGAACGTAGTGCTGACACCAGGAACGTATTGGGTTTCTGTACAGGCAAGAATGGACTTCACACCAGGCGGACAGTGGGGTTGGATAGACCGTGCGACGACAACTAACGCGGCAGCTGTATGGCAGAATCCGGGAGGCGGATTTAACATACCCGCATGTACGAGCTATGCGAGAAGAGGAGCGACGTGCGGCATTGATGCAGCAGCACCTGACCAGGTGTTCCAAATCGTAGGAACGACTGGCGGAGGCGGCGGATGTGCAACACCGACGGCAACCTCTACAGGCACGCCGGCCGCAACTGCAACCGCGACATCAACATCGACGGTAGCAGCAACGGCAACAGCAACCGGAACAGGAACACCGAGTTGCGGAACAACGGCCAGCTACACTGGCCCTGCGGTTGCGATAACAGACAACGTACCTGCTGGAACAAACTTCACGATACCAGTGAGCGGAGTAGGAACGGTGTCAGACCTGAACTTCCGGTTTGACGGAACACAGAGTGCAGACCCTGCATCGACGACACCGGGACTGAACCATTCATGGGTTGGAGATATCGTGGTGAGGATAACGTCACCGGGCGGAACGACAGTAGCGGCGTATGACCGGCCTGGAGTACCAGCAACAACATTCGGATGTGCGAGCAACAATCTTGCACAGTTGTCACTGGATGACGATGGCGGGCTGCCGTCGATCGAGACACAGTGCGGAACGGACACGAATGCAGCATTCCCGACGGGAACGTTTGCACCGAACAATCCGCTGAGTGCGTTTGACGGGCAGAATGCAAACGGCAACTGGGTGATCAACATCAGCGACAACGCAGGCGGCGACACAGGTTCGGCGAGAGCATTCTCACTGGTCTTCGGCGGAGCCTGCGGAACACCGACAGCAACGTCAACGGGAACGCCGCCGCCGACTTCGACAAATACGGCAACGGCGACAAATACGGCGACACCGACGGCGAGCCCATCGTGTACTCCTTCGGAGAGGGTCGCAGACGGCACATTCGAAGCTGGAACACCGTGGCCATTATGGACGGTGCAGACGTCGACGAATTTCGACACACCGATGTGCAACACAGCATTATGCGGAACAGGCGGCGGAGCAGCTCCACCGTTTGCGGGCGACAACTGGGCATGGTTCGGAGGAGTTCCGGCAGCAGAGACAGCGACGATGGGTCAGACTGTAACGATCCCTGCGGGTACAGCAACGCTGAGCTTCCAGATGAGGATCGGAACAGTGGTAGCACCGTTCACAGATACACTTGTCGTGACGATAGACGGAACCCAGATCGCAAGCTTTACGGAGCCTGCTACAGCGGAGGCGGCGTACACACTTAGGACATTCGACGTAAGTGCATTCGCCAATGGAGGCTCACACGCCCTGTTGTTCACATATACAGGCCCGACGACGGGAACGGCGAGCTTTACAGTGGATAACGTATCGATCACATCAGGCTGCGGACCGGTGGGAACACCGACGGCAACCGCGACGGGAAGTCCACAAGCTACAGCCACAGCAACGGCGACAGCGACCTCGACAGGAACACCGAGTTGCGGAACAACGGCCAGCTACACTGGCCCTGCGGTTGCGATAACAGACAACGTACCTGCTGGAACAAACTTCACGATACCAGTGAGCGGAGTAGGAACGGTGTCAGACCTGAACTTCCGGTTTGACGGAACACAGAGTGCAGACCCTGCATCGACGACACCGGGACTGAACCATTCATGGGTTGGAGATATCGTGGTGAGGATAACGTCACCAGGAGGAACGACAGTAGCAGCGTACGACCGTCCGGGAGTGCCTGCAACGACATTCGGATGTGCGAGCAACAACCTTGCACAACTGACGCTGGATGACGATGGAGGCTTCCCGTCGATCGAGACACAGTGCGGAACGGACACGAATGCAGCATTCCCGACGGGAACGTTTGCACCGAACAATCCGCTGAGTGCGTTTGACGGCCAGAATGCAAACGGCAACTGGGTGATCAACATCAGCGACAACGCAGGCGGCGACACAGGTTCGGCAAGAGCATTCTCACTGGTCTTCGGCGGAGCCTGCGGATCGCCTACTGCAACCTCGACGTCGACGTCGACACCTGCATCAACAGCGACGGCCACGGCTACCGGTACTCCTTCGGGAGGAGTGATTCAGTTTAGTTCTGCGACGTACACAGAAGATGAATCGCAGACCGCAACGATCACTATTACTAGAAGCGGCAGTACCACGGGAACTGATTCCACCTCGTTCTCAACCTCGAATGGAACAGCAACAGGCGGAGCGGCCTGTGTGGCAAACAGCGGCGTTGATTATGTCAGTGTGACCAATCAGACTGTTACGTTCAACCCGGGCGAAACGTCCAAGACGGTGAATGTTACAATCTGCCCAGATGGCATTACTGAACCTAATCAAACCGCTAATCTTTCATTGACGGGTGGAAATCTCGGGTCACCTTCGGCGGCTGTTTTGACGATCAATGATACGGCGACAACTTACAGAAATTCGCAGAGTATTGCGATCAATACAGGTGGTGCGGGTGCTCCATATCCTTCGAGTATTACGGTTGCGGGAGGTCCGCCCCTGGTAGGATCGATGCGAGTAACGATTTACGATTACTCAAACTCGATACCAGATAACACGGATGTCCTTTTGGTCAGCCCTAACGGCACTAAGTTCATTCTTATGGCTAACGCAGGCGGTTTGACACCGCAAGGTCCGGTCACGATCAACTTTACGGATACCGCTGGTCAGGTTCTTGCGGACAATGGTCCACTCAACACCGGAACGTTTGAACCGACTACCTATGGAGGTGCTTTAGCTAACTTCCCGGCACCGGCACCGGCTAATCCTTACAATCTACCGGGCGGCAGTATTAGCGGCACAGGAACGCAGACGCTGTTTGGCAACTTTGGAGGGACGGACTCTAACGGTACTTGGAGTCTCTATCTGAGAGACCGTTCGGTAGCCGGTGGTGGCGGTGCTATCGCTGGTGGCTGGGGACTTGAGTTCCTCGCGTCGACTGCGGCAAACGCCTCGATTTCAGGTCGTGTCATGACCGCAGATGGAGCGGGCATTCGGAATGCGAAGGTGGTTGTCACCGGAAACTCACTTGCTGAACCGCTCATCACATCGACCGGGTCGTTCGGCTGGTTCAACTTCGATGGTCTACGGACTGGAGAAACGTATGTTGTTACTATCAATTCGACGCGTTATACGTTTAGCACGCCGAGCCAAGTGGTAACCCTGGCGGACAATGTTAACAATGCGGACTTCATAGCAGATCCGCAAGAGTAA
- a CDS encoding bifunctional sulfate adenylyltransferase/adenylylsulfate kinase produces MSHSSKLVLPYCGRLVDLSVCNEEVIELQTRANRLPSIHLSKREICDLELLTTGAFSPLDRFMGKEDFEKSVRDMRLDNGIIFPLPVSLSVPEIRSVKLDADIALRDSRNDLLAVMTVEEIYEWDHAEFARLVLGTNDLRHPLISEFQRRGNVNISGKLRVPALTKHFDFRDLRLTPREVRSRLDCLGNENVVAFQTRNPMHRGHEEICRRAMSIAEATLLLHPTVGPTRSGDVDHFTRVRTYKEMIRKYFSDEKVLLSLIPLAMRMAGPREAVLHMIVRRNYGANHFIVGRDHASPGLDSKGNPFYVSTAAQELATQFSEEIGIKVLAFDEMVYLPEEDRYEEVPKLRGNQSYHSMSGTQIREKYIGEGQEPPDWYMRSEVAEILSEPYQQENGICVWFTGLSGAGKSTIAEILTKLLNDNGRKVTLLDGDMVRTNLSKGLGFSKEDRDLNILRIGFVAAEVVKHGGVAICAAISPYKVTRNEVRQMFAPDKFVEVFVDTPISVCELRDAKGNYAKARLGEISNFTGINDPYEVPEGAEIVLDTVKFEAVENAQRVLDYLSTKGLTSGKVRQ; encoded by the coding sequence ATGAGCCATTCGTCAAAATTAGTTCTTCCATACTGCGGTAGGCTGGTAGATCTGAGTGTTTGTAACGAAGAAGTTATCGAGTTGCAGACCCGGGCGAACAGGCTGCCGTCGATACATTTATCCAAACGAGAAATCTGTGATCTAGAACTACTAACGACAGGAGCATTTTCACCTCTTGACCGATTTATGGGAAAAGAGGATTTCGAGAAGTCAGTTCGTGATATGCGGTTAGACAATGGAATTATTTTCCCGCTTCCTGTTTCATTATCCGTTCCTGAAATCAGGAGTGTAAAACTTGATGCCGACATTGCCCTTCGCGATTCACGAAATGATCTTTTGGCAGTAATGACGGTTGAGGAGATATACGAATGGGATCATGCTGAATTTGCACGACTGGTTTTAGGAACTAATGATCTTAGACACCCTTTGATTTCTGAATTTCAACGTCGCGGAAATGTGAATATTTCCGGTAAACTGCGTGTTCCTGCACTCACTAAGCACTTTGATTTTCGAGATCTGCGTCTTACTCCACGGGAGGTGCGGTCAAGGCTTGACTGTCTCGGTAATGAGAATGTCGTTGCCTTTCAAACACGAAATCCGATGCACCGAGGACACGAAGAGATTTGCCGTCGAGCTATGTCCATTGCTGAGGCCACTTTATTGCTTCATCCTACTGTCGGACCGACTCGATCAGGTGATGTAGACCATTTCACGCGGGTTCGTACATATAAAGAAATGATCAGAAAATATTTTAGTGATGAGAAAGTTCTGCTTTCCTTGATCCCTCTTGCGATGAGAATGGCCGGACCTCGGGAGGCTGTTTTGCATATGATCGTTAGGCGCAATTATGGTGCTAATCACTTTATCGTCGGACGCGACCATGCTAGTCCGGGGCTTGATTCCAAAGGCAATCCGTTCTACGTTTCTACCGCAGCTCAGGAGCTCGCCACACAATTCAGTGAAGAAATTGGAATAAAAGTGCTAGCTTTTGACGAAATGGTCTACCTTCCTGAGGAAGATCGATACGAAGAAGTACCAAAGTTAAGAGGGAATCAAAGTTATCATTCTATGTCAGGCACACAGATCCGTGAAAAATATATTGGAGAAGGCCAAGAACCTCCTGACTGGTATATGCGGTCGGAAGTGGCCGAAATTTTATCGGAACCTTACCAGCAGGAAAATGGAATCTGTGTCTGGTTTACCGGACTGAGCGGAGCAGGGAAATCTACGATTGCCGAAATATTGACGAAATTACTAAATGACAATGGAAGAAAGGTAACACTTCTTGATGGAGATATGGTCAGAACTAATCTTTCAAAGGGACTAGGATTCAGCAAGGAAGATCGCGACCTGAATATTCTACGAATAGGTTTTGTCGCGGCTGAGGTCGTTAAGCATGGCGGCGTCGCGATCTGCGCGGCAATAAGTCCATATAAAGTAACTCGAAATGAAGTTCGGCAAATGTTTGCACCTGACAAATTTGTTGAAGTTTTTGTTGATACGCCTATTTCGGTATGTGAGCTGAGAGATGCCAAAGGGAACTATGCCAAGGCACGTCTAGGTGAGATAAGTAATTTTACCGGAATTAACGATCCATATGAAGTTCCGGAAGGTGCAGAGATCGTTCTTGATACCGTAAAATTCGAAGCAGTCGAAAATGCTCAAAGAGTATTGGATTACTTGAGTACAAAAGGCCTTACTTCTGGAAAGGTGCGACAATAG